Proteins found in one Ischnura elegans chromosome 11, ioIscEleg1.1, whole genome shotgun sequence genomic segment:
- the LOC124168021 gene encoding uncharacterized protein LOC124168021 has product MTMDLTVRKEDCISAFQGYLQSSDFIVEGYEVKTSGMTGLTGRYYEISGIVRFGGQAHEIHLFAKTPPILSSQRVFVIEYGYFHREIVFYKYVVPDMIDCLPPGVDLPLPRCTLTRDSLEPGYTPIPGSAEEELIVFEDVTHRGFCRMKPHVMDFQHCRVAIKSIARFHAASILLNLRIDQGNLSKAWSNGAPAPSDQLWNLDYDRSFVTRSTESTATAVCRMWPERFSSRRGKILASLNEAWLKFHTEARTNPKYVKAFIQGDAWRNNFMFSYDKREKPVDAIIVDMQLVQYLPPVYDLIFFLHVSVRKTFRQQNTMKLLEVYHEELSQCMSPDLCESVLPFKSLLDSFEDLESVGPLISSAYIPKLLEFSLDNSIRCDPDDGIGDLLNDRGERIAHYCEISSLYREWVAESYRECMEVLGFWE; this is encoded by the exons ATGACTATGGATCTTACAGTTCGCAAGGAGGATTGCATCAGTGCTTTTCAAGGCTACCTTCAATCAAGTGACTTCATTGTTGAAGGATATGAAGTGAAGACTTCAGGAATGACGGGCTTAACTGGGCGATACTACGAAATATCTGGCATTGTCCGCTTCGGTGGACAGGCGCATGAAATCCATTTGTTCGCGAAAACCCCACCAATCTTAAGCTCACAGAGGGTTTTTGTGATCGAATACGGGTATTTCCATAGAGAGATTGTCTTCTACAAGTATGTGGTGCCTGACATGATCGATTGTCTTCCACCAGGAGTGGATTTGCCTTTACCTAG GTGCACGTTGACCCGAGACAGCCTCGAACCCGGTTACACTCCAATACCCGGATCGGCTGAGGAAGAGCTGATTGTCTTCGAAGACGTGACACACCGAGGCTTCTGCCGCATGAAGCCGCACGTCATGGACTTCCAGCACTGCCGCGTAGCAATTAAGTCCATAGCACGCTTCCACGCCGCCTCCATCTTGCTCAACCTGCGGATCGACCAAGGGAACTTGTCTAAAGCGTGGTCAAATGGCGCTCCCGCCCCATCAGATCAGCTGTGGAACCTGGACTATGACAGGTCCTTCGTCACGCGATCCACAGAAAGCACGGCCACGGCAGTGTGCAGAATGTGGCCCGAGAGGTTTTCCTCACGGAGGGGAAAGATTCTAGCTTCACTGAACGAAGCGTGGCTCAAGTTTCACACGGAGGCCCGCACGAACCCCAAGTACGTCAAAGCATTCATCCAGGGAGACGCATGGAGGAACAACTTCATGTTCTCGTACGATAAGCGAGAGAAACCAGTAGATGCAATAATCGTGGACATGCAGCTGGTTCAATATCTGCCTCCCGTTTACGACTTGATATTCTTCTTGCACGTTAGCGTCAGAAAGACATTCCGCCAGCAGAATACGATGAAGCTCCTGGAAGTCTATCATGAAGAGCTCTCCCAATGTATGTCCCCAGACCTATGCGAAAGTGTTCTTCCATTCAAGTCCCTGTTAGACAGCTTTGAAGACCTCGAGTCCGTGGGACCACTCATATCATCCGCGTACATTCCCAAACTTTTGGAGTTCTCCCTCGACAACTCCATTCGATGTGATCCAGATGACGGCATTGGAGACTTATTGAATGACCGTGGTGAACGAATTGCTCACTACTGCGAAATCAGTTCGCTATACAGGGAGTGGGTGGCAGAATCATACCGGGAATGCATGGAAGTTTTAGGATTTTGGGAGTGA
- the LOC124168360 gene encoding uncharacterized protein LOC124168360, with the protein MERKTFSEEETLLLLSIYEEEVIQKRLKSSNQRQMRAWEDVATILSALGISRTGREVKERIENLQWRYLVIRRNMRPGDSPPDWTFWKPLHRLLGSDASVTPTHAEDTSLNGPRSGDTKGPRKFSRPFSIPSAKPRKRRKKSRIAKKDLLKILRKYDEKSKARFRKMAEQQQLMLQQMSGIASTLNAWTGPSHNPPTHITLPGNKIRPLLAFKAHPPPFPWPQTQHHPPPTPLFPTMHTYHANNP; encoded by the exons ATggagaggaaaacattttcagaAGAAGAGACACTTCTTCTCCTCAGCATTTATGAGGAAGAAGTGATACAAAAACGCTTGAAGAGTTCGAATCAACGGCAGATGCGGGCATGGGAAGATGTGGCGACTATTCTTTCGGCCCTGGGAATCTCAAGGACTGGACGAGAGGTAAAAGAAAGAATTGAGAACTTACAGTGGCGTTACCTGGTGATACGCAGGAACATGAGGCCCGGTGATTCTCCCCCGGATTGGACGTTTTGGAAGCCTTTGCACCGTTTACTTGGATCGGATGCGTCAGTCACACCAACTCACGCGGAGGATACCTCACTAAACGG ACCAAGAAGTGGTGACACTAAGGGCCCAAGGAAATTCAGTAGGCCATTTTCGATACCCTCTGCTAAGCCTAGAAAAAGACGGAAAAAGAGCAGAATAGCAAAGAAAGATCTTCTGAAGATACTTCGCAAGTACGATGAGAAAAGCAAAGCAAGATTCCGCAAGATGGCGGAGCAGCAACAGTTGATGCTGCAGCAAATGTCAGGCATTGCATCAACCCTCAATGCGTGGACTGGTCCCTCTCACAACCCACCAACTCATATAACATTACCTGGCAACAAAATTCGCCCACTGCTTGCCTTCAAAGCCCACCCGCCCCCTTTCCCATGGCCACAAACACAACATCACCCTCCTCCAACGCCACTCTTTCCCACTATGCACACCTACCACGCAAATAATCCTTAA